The Alkalihalobacillus sp. LMS6 genomic interval ACGATGATTGGAAGCGTAATAATCGTACGAATAAGGAAAATGATTACAGCATCTAAAAAAGTAATTGGAATTTTAGAAGCGACTAAAACACCACCGGTTTCTGACATATAAATAAGCTGTGAAACCGACAACGTTGCAATAATAAACAACGTTAATTCGCTTGTAATTCCAAACGATTCAGCTAAGATAGCAGGTAAAAGCATGTCGGCAAACCCAATTAGAAGAGTTTGACTGGCAGCCGCTGCTTCTGGTACGTTCATCCATTCTAGAATTGGAACAAATGGTACTGCAAGCCATTCGAACATAGGTGTAAAGTTCGCCACACCCGCCGCAATGGTTCCAATCGCCATGACTACAGGCAATACTCCGAACCATAGATCAAAAACCGTTTTTAACCCTGTTTGAATATTCTTACCTTGCTTAAAGCTTTCTTCTGCACGCAAGGAAGCTTGTACGAACCCTTTTCGAAGAACGTCTTTTTCTTTTGGTTCTACTTCGCCTTCGCTTCCGTCAATATACGTATTCTTCTTACGTGATAAAGGCGGAATTCTAGGTGTAATAACAGCTGCAATAAAGCCAGCCACAAATAAGGTTAAAAAGAACTGCCAAAATAAGTGAGAAATTTCTAATCGACCTAAAATGGAAATACTAAACGTAATTGATACAACGGAAAACGTAGATGCGACAATCGCTGCTTCCCTCGCTGTATACTTCCCTGTTTCATACTGGTTACTGGATAACATAATTCCAACCGTACCATCTCCGACCCATGAAGCCATAGAATCAATAGAAGCACGGCCTGGCAAACGAAATAATGGTCTCATCACGTTTTTCAGCAATGACCCAACGAATTCCATTAAACCGAAGTTAAGAAGGAGTGGCAACAGTAATCCCGCAAACAAGAAAATGGAAAATAAGAATGGTAGCAAGTCCATTAACAAAACTTGCCCTGTATCTTCTGAAACGATAAACTCTGGTCCAACATTCATAAATACGAGCACACCAAGGACGGCACCGATGATTCGAACAACAATCCATACTGGCGTTGTCGCAAAAACACTAATCCAGAATGACTCTTTTTGTGTTTGTTTTTTCACGTTGGTTGCAATAATCGATACAATCGCCGTAACAACGAGTAAAATCATCACGATCACCGTTAAGGCTTCCATTGTGACCAGATCAATTAAGAAATCAGAGGCAAACATAACGGGCAATTGAACCGATGTTCCATCCTCTGTTTCAATTGGAATTGGTGTCATAAAAAGGAAGATCCCAATAAGCGATGGAATGATAAACATTAATGCACTTTTTAGTGATACTTTATTCATTATAAGTCCCCCGAACGGATATTAATAAGCAATAATGAATCATTATACATCGTCTTGTCGTTAAGCGCTATGGGAAATAGTGAGATTTACGTTTTCTTTTTCTTCTGAGTTTGATTCTTCAGCTAAATCTGTCACATTCGAAAGTTCTTGCACCGCTCTCTCAATGGATTGAACTTTTTCAATAACTTCTTCCATAGTTCGAACTTGCTCTTTTGCTAGCGCCACCCCCGTCTTCGTTTCTTTCCCACTTTCAACACTTGCTTCCTTTAATACTGCAAGTTGGTCTACTAATGAAATGGTGCTAAAGGCAATCGACTGTGTCGAGGAAGAAACCGAATAAATATCTTGATTTAAACGATCACAAGCTTGGTTAATTTCTGCGAGCACTCGGTTCATTTCTGTATTTGCCGTTAAGCCTTGTTGAATCTCTCTATTCCCTATTTCCATCTCAGATAAGACACTTTTTGTATCATCTTGCACCGTTTCAATCACAGCGGTCATTTGCTGAGCAGCCCCTTGTGATTCTGCCGCTAATTTCCTTACTTCTTCAGCGACTACTGCAAACCCTCTTCCTTGCTCTCCAGCATGGGCAGCTTCAATCTCTGCGTTTAACGCAAGTAAATTGGTTTGATTGGCAATCGCTTCAACCGTTTGTACCATATCGATTAACCGTTTAGAACGCTCATTTAATTGATTTACCACCGCTAGCGTGCTGTTATTGTTTTTTACGATTGCACCCATCGATGATTGTGAATCGTCTGCTTTACGATTCCCTTCCTGTACGAGATGATGAACCGTTTCTGTTGCGTTTTCTGCTGCGGCAAGCGCCATTGTTATATGCTCCACTTTTTCAGATAAGTCATCTGTTGATTGAACACTTTTTTGCGACGTTTCGACTTGGGCATGAACAGCATCTAACATTCGTTGATTTCCTTCTTCTATTGAAACTGCTGACTGTAACGTTTTGGTTGACTGCTCCGTTAAATACGATGTCGATGAGATAAGGGTGCTCGCTAATGTTGACGCTCGTTCTAACGTCTGATTAAGTTCTTCCGTCATCTCATTAAACGCTTCCGTAAACTCAGCAAACTCATCCTCTCCGATGACCGGCAATGGCTTACGAGAGCGATCGCCTTCCGCAATATGGCGCGCACGACGTAAGAGTCTCCTTATCGGGATTAGCACCATTCTCGCTTGTTGACGCGCTATGACCGCACCACATACAAGCAACACAATAACAATTCCCCAAACACTCACGAGTTGCCACATTAACGAATCTTGAAGACCCTGCACTTGTTGAAACGCTGTCCCTTCCAGCTCTTGCCCAAGTTGCTCTAACATTTGCTGTGCAGACCTCAAAAAAGCGGTCATCAATCCTGCAAATGCTACGATTAACACCGCTATGATGACATAACCTCGAACAAGTTTCCTTTGAATCATTTTACCCCTCCTCGTCCTTCTCTCCTCTCTTTATTTATCGGAAAACGCTGCCATTCTTTCCACTAGTTGTACAGGCTTTCCCTTCAGAATTTTTTCTACTATAATAGACGTACCAGAGATAAAAAGGAGAGACGATTCATGAAGCGATATAAAGCATTAACGATTGCCGGTTCCGACACAAGCGGCGGTGCTGGGATTCAAGCGGACCTTAAAACTTTTCAAGAGCTAAACGTCTACGGGATGAACGCTCTTACAACGATTGTTGCTCAAAATCCATTTCAAGGCTGGGCTCATGAAGTCTTCCCACAAGACCCAGCTGTAGTTGATAAACAAATTGATACCGTTCTTAAAGGGATTGGTGTTGACGCCGTTAAAACCGGAATGCTCGGTTCAATTGATATTATTAAGATTGTAGCTGAAAAAGTTGAACAATACGGCGTTGATCAACTCGTAGTAGACCCCGTTATGGTTTGCAAAGGGGCAGATGAAGCGTTAAATCCTGAAACCGATGCATGCTTACGTGATGTGCTTGTGCCGAAAGCCTACGTTGTGACACCAAACTTATTTGAAGCCACTCAACTTTCAGGTGTGAAAATCTCTACGATTGAAGACATGAAAACAGCGGCAAAAGTCATTCACGAGCTAGGCGCCAATCATGTTGTCATTAAAGGTGGAAGTAAATTAGATTCAGCCCAAGCCGTTGATGTGTGGTATGACGGAACAGAATTTCATCTCTTAGAGTCCGATGAAATTGATACAACGTATACCCACGGTGCAGGCTGCACATTTGCTGCTGCTATCGCCGCTTCTTTAGCTAAAGGAGAAGATGTTAAAGATGCTATTTACACAGCAAAAGATTTTGTTACAGCCGCTATTAAGCACGGCAGTAAATTAAACGAGTACGTTGGCTCTGTTGCTCACGGCGCATACAATATTGAACAGAAATAATTTATTGGAAAACGCATAATACCTTCATTATGCGTTTTTACTTTGTTTTCACTGCTTCTTTTGACCGTAACCACTCGGTCATTCCTTGTATATCTTTTGAAAACATACGATCATTCGTGATGGTTGGCACGATCTCCCGAGCTTCATTAAAAAATTGTCGCGTACGTGGCGCCATTTTTTCAATACCACGGTATGTGGTCGCCTCCATCGCACAAATCGCCTCTATCGCGTATACGTTTCGAACGTTAGAAATAATTTGCAGTGCGTGCCTTGCGCCAATTGTCCCCATGCTAACGTGGTCTTCTTGGTTGGCAGATGAAGGAATGGAATCAACACTTGCAGGGTGAGCGAGGGTTTTATTTTCCGATACGAGTGCTGCGGCCACGTACTGCATAATCATCGCTCCAGACTGCAAGCCAGGTTGTGGACTAAGAAAAGGCGGCAAATCATTTAATTGTGGATTCACTAATCGTTCAATTCGCCGTTCCGAAATATTGCCTAATTCCGCCATTGCAATCCCTAAAAAATCCATGGCGAGCGCAATCGGTTGACCATGAAAATTCCCCCCTGAAATCACCTTCTCGCCTTCGTCAAAGATAAGTGGGTTATCTGTTGCTGCATTCATTTCAATGACAAGTTTGTCTTCCACGTATTGAAGCGTTTGCCATGTTGCCCCATGCACTTGCGGAATGCAGCGTAACGAATAGGCATCTTGAACCCGTTTCTCCCCTTGCTTCGTCGTCAATTGACTATCAGTTAGATAAGCGCGAATTCGAGCCGCGCACGCAACTTGTTCAGGATAGCCTCGTGCTACATGGATGTCTTCATCAAAAGCATCAATGATCCCTTCTAACCCTTCAATCGTCACCGCAGCAATTTTTTCAGCTTGAAATGCCAATTGTTCCGCCTCTATATAAGCTACCACACCGGTAGCCGTCATGGCCTGTGTGCCGTTAATGAGCGCTAACCCTTCTTTCGCCTGCAACATAATTGGAGCAAGCCGAAGAAGTTGTAAAGCTTCCAAAGCTGACATCTTCTTTCCTTGGTAACGCACCTCCCCTTCTCCAATAAGTGGTAAAGCAAGATGAGCCAAAGGAGCTAAGTCCCCACTCGCTCCAAGAGATCCCAGTTGTGGCACACATGGATAAACGTCAGCATTCACGAAATCGAGTAGACGCTGGATAACATCAAGCCGGATACCTGAATAGCCTTTGACGAGTGCATTTGCCCGCAGTAACATCATCACTTTTGTGATGTCTTCTGGAAAAAGTGGCCCTACGCCACACGCATGGGACAAAAGCAAATTTCGTTGCAACTCCTCAACATCATTCTGTCGGATGCGCACATCACTAAATTTCCCAAATCCCGTATTAATGCCGTAGACAATACGTTGATCAGCCACAATTCGTTCCACAGCAGCTCGACTATTATGAATCGAGTCCAAACATGATGGATCAATTCCCACTTGCTCATTTTCTTGAATGACGGCTTTTACATTCGCTAATGACAAAGCACTTCCCGTTAAATAAATCATAGCTTCACCCCTCTAGTTCATTAAAGCTATAAAAAAGAGGCCGCCCGCTGAAATGTCATTCATTTCAAAACGGACAACCTCGTTCTCTCTATGCATCGTGAATGGTTAAGCAAAAAAATCATATTCTTCACTCCATTATGATCATTCTAATAACTATAGTGTATGGAACCGTGCTACAATTGTCAATGAGCGAAATGAAGAGGAGAACCGATCATGGCAGACCATACAAGACGAATTCAGCAAAATCGCACACCTCCATTAACCAAACAATTATTGTCCATTGATTCAGCCATACTGATTGCCTCTGCAACCATTCTCGGCTACCTCGTTGCGTATCGCTATCAAATGGGACAATTTGATCATTACGAGATCAATGAAGTTCTTTTTGGACAAATTTATTTAAATCACATCATCATCGCGATGACGGCTGTTTTGATCTTTATCATCGTCATTTTACTTATTCAAATGGGACTAAACTGGGTTTATGAACAA includes:
- the hutH gene encoding histidine ammonia-lyase codes for the protein MIYLTGSALSLANVKAVIQENEQVGIDPSCLDSIHNSRAAVERIVADQRIVYGINTGFGKFSDVRIRQNDVEELQRNLLLSHACGVGPLFPEDITKVMMLLRANALVKGYSGIRLDVIQRLLDFVNADVYPCVPQLGSLGASGDLAPLAHLALPLIGEGEVRYQGKKMSALEALQLLRLAPIMLQAKEGLALINGTQAMTATGVVAYIEAEQLAFQAEKIAAVTIEGLEGIIDAFDEDIHVARGYPEQVACAARIRAYLTDSQLTTKQGEKRVQDAYSLRCIPQVHGATWQTLQYVEDKLVIEMNAATDNPLIFDEGEKVISGGNFHGQPIALAMDFLGIAMAELGNISERRIERLVNPQLNDLPPFLSPQPGLQSGAMIMQYVAAALVSENKTLAHPASVDSIPSSANQEDHVSMGTIGARHALQIISNVRNVYAIEAICAMEATTYRGIEKMAPRTRQFFNEAREIVPTITNDRMFSKDIQGMTEWLRSKEAVKTK
- the pdxK gene encoding pyridoxine/pyridoxal/pyridoxamine kinase, translated to MKRYKALTIAGSDTSGGAGIQADLKTFQELNVYGMNALTTIVAQNPFQGWAHEVFPQDPAVVDKQIDTVLKGIGVDAVKTGMLGSIDIIKIVAEKVEQYGVDQLVVDPVMVCKGADEALNPETDACLRDVLVPKAYVVTPNLFEATQLSGVKISTIEDMKTAAKVIHELGANHVVIKGGSKLDSAQAVDVWYDGTEFHLLESDEIDTTYTHGAGCTFAAAIAASLAKGEDVKDAIYTAKDFVTAAIKHGSKLNEYVGSVAHGAYNIEQK
- a CDS encoding methyl-accepting chemotaxis protein; the protein is MIQRKLVRGYVIIAVLIVAFAGLMTAFLRSAQQMLEQLGQELEGTAFQQVQGLQDSLMWQLVSVWGIVIVLLVCGAVIARQQARMVLIPIRRLLRRARHIAEGDRSRKPLPVIGEDEFAEFTEAFNEMTEELNQTLERASTLASTLISSTSYLTEQSTKTLQSAVSIEEGNQRMLDAVHAQVETSQKSVQSTDDLSEKVEHITMALAAAENATETVHHLVQEGNRKADDSQSSMGAIVKNNNSTLAVVNQLNERSKRLIDMVQTVEAIANQTNLLALNAEIEAAHAGEQGRGFAVVAEEVRKLAAESQGAAQQMTAVIETVQDDTKSVLSEMEIGNREIQQGLTANTEMNRVLAEINQACDRLNQDIYSVSSSTQSIAFSTISLVDQLAVLKEASVESGKETKTGVALAKEQVRTMEEVIEKVQSIERAVQELSNVTDLAEESNSEEKENVNLTISHSA
- a CDS encoding YjiH family protein; the encoded protein is MNKVSLKSALMFIIPSLIGIFLFMTPIPIETEDGTSVQLPVMFASDFLIDLVTMEALTVIVMILLVVTAIVSIIATNVKKQTQKESFWISVFATTPVWIVVRIIGAVLGVLVFMNVGPEFIVSEDTGQVLLMDLLPFLFSIFLFAGLLLPLLLNFGLMEFVGSLLKNVMRPLFRLPGRASIDSMASWVGDGTVGIMLSSNQYETGKYTAREAAIVASTFSVVSITFSISILGRLEISHLFWQFFLTLFVAGFIAAVITPRIPPLSRKKNTYIDGSEGEVEPKEKDVLRKGFVQASLRAEESFKQGKNIQTGLKTVFDLWFGVLPVVMAIGTIAAGVANFTPMFEWLAVPFVPILEWMNVPEAAAASQTLLIGFADMLLPAILAESFGITSELTLFIIATLSVSQLIYMSETGGVLVASKIPITFLDAVIIFLIRTIITLPIIVLMGHLLL